From the genome of Candidatus Methanoperedens sp., one region includes:
- a CDS encoding RimK family alpha-L-glutamate ligase, whose translation MKRVGIVVRDPDDWTGVALFNSVRDQGMQPVKFSFSDATSNISSGKIHADGIDLTELSAVIVRDMGPVTQNGTAFRYDILSQLKELGVVVINSPESISRAANKYISSYLFQKNGISTPKTVVTNNIKDAQDALASFGRAVVKPVFGYKGIDVECIKNGERGTLRLKELFEKNGLIYIQEFIPNPGRDIRVFVVDNKVVGSIYRIAPAGSWINNLSQGGSAKSCELTDEQEELALEAAKIIGTVYAGVDIIEGDYVIEINGTPSGKGIFEACGVDVTVKITEYLKGLI comes from the coding sequence ATGAAAAGAGTTGGGATTGTAGTTAGAGACCCTGATGACTGGACAGGTGTGGCTCTCTTTAATTCTGTGAGAGATCAAGGGATGCAGCCTGTAAAGTTCAGCTTCAGCGATGCGACTTCGAATATCTCATCGGGTAAAATACATGCAGACGGAATTGACCTGACCGAACTTTCCGCAGTTATCGTCCGGGACATGGGACCTGTGACCCAGAATGGCACTGCGTTCAGATACGATATTCTCAGCCAGCTCAAAGAACTTGGAGTTGTAGTCATCAATTCCCCTGAGTCAATATCAAGGGCGGCAAACAAGTACATTTCAAGCTATTTGTTTCAGAAGAACGGAATATCGACACCCAAGACAGTGGTAACCAATAACATCAAGGATGCTCAAGATGCTCTTGCTTCTTTCGGGCGCGCCGTGGTGAAACCAGTGTTCGGGTATAAGGGAATAGATGTTGAGTGCATAAAAAATGGAGAGCGTGGGACACTGAGACTTAAAGAGCTATTTGAAAAAAATGGTCTTATATATATCCAGGAATTCATTCCCAATCCCGGCAGGGACATCCGTGTGTTTGTTGTGGATAATAAGGTAGTAGGTTCAATTTACAGGATCGCTCCGGCAGGAAGCTGGATAAATAACCTTAGCCAGGGAGGAAGCGCGAAATCCTGCGAACTGACAGATGAACAGGAAGAGCTGGCCTTGGAAGCCGCAAAAATCATAGGCACGGTCTATGCAGGCGTGGATATTATCGAGGGGGATTATGTCATTGAGATCAATGGAACGCCTTCGGGTAAGGGGATATTCGAAGCATGTGGCGTGGATGTGACAGTGAAAATAACCGAGTATCTGAAGGGTCTGATTTGA
- a CDS encoding DUF434 domain-containing protein, whose translation MNLEDAAMDIRYLLDRGYTQRAVVAFVCDHYRLGADSRYLLARTVLGGEVSESRQAKFLPCDSINENNIMIDGYNIIIGMESIIEKKAYLCDDGVIRDIKGTFRNFKASEGSDKAIELILEFLKEANPSYVCFLLDSQISKSGLLARVLRKGIDEFGLKGDARTSKQVDYDLKCSKDIVASSDGVIIDAAEKVVNFLYCLVSRFRHLETGVVRASSRQFSKYPARPRTRSF comes from the coding sequence ATGAATCTGGAGGATGCGGCTATGGACATCAGGTACCTTCTCGACAGGGGTTATACCCAAAGAGCAGTTGTTGCTTTTGTATGCGATCATTACCGTCTTGGTGCAGATTCAAGATACCTTCTCGCAAGGACTGTTCTGGGGGGGGAGGTTTCAGAAAGTAGGCAGGCTAAATTTTTGCCTTGCGATAGCATAAATGAAAATAATATTATGATTGATGGATATAATATCATTATCGGTATGGAGAGTATTATCGAGAAAAAGGCATACCTTTGTGATGACGGGGTTATTAGGGATATCAAGGGAACGTTTCGAAATTTTAAGGCTTCAGAAGGTTCTGATAAGGCAATTGAGTTGATATTGGAGTTCTTAAAAGAGGCGAATCCGTCTTATGTTTGCTTTCTTCTGGATTCACAGATAAGCAAGAGCGGTTTGCTTGCAAGGGTGCTACGCAAGGGAATCGACGAATTTGGATTAAAAGGAGACGCAAGAACCTCGAAACAGGTGGATTATGATCTGAAGTGTTCAAAGGACATTGTTGCATCAAGCGATGGCGTGATAATAGATGCTGCTGAGAAGGTGGTGAATTTCCTGTACTGTTTGGTATCCAGATTCAGGCATCTTGAGACGGGAGTTGTGCGAGCCAGTTCCAGACAATTTTCAAAATATCCCGCCAGGCCGCGCACAAGGAGCTTCTAA
- a CDS encoding mRNA surveillance protein pelota codes for MKVLKKELRFGEGEISLITESLDDLWHLKYILEPGDLVFAFTKRRIEGATDKLRPEKADKRTVRLGITVEKVEFHKFSNRLRVHGTILEGIDTGAYHTVNIEEGTNLSIVKKWKNDQIERIKEAEIAGLRPKVIIATIEEGEASIGMVRQFGVEESSSLRQSLGKGEGNRRNEFFGELAAQLKWASEKVDAVILAGPGFTKEDFLDFLKPRDQELAKKIVLEDTSSIGISGFQEVLRRGAVDRIMEESRIGREACLIEDLMKEISMNGRAAYGMTDVRNAQSLGAIETLLITDELLRTEREGNSIDGFLKSVEHSQGRIVVFSTEFEPGKKLESLGGIAALLRFRVSP; via the coding sequence ATGAAGGTCCTGAAAAAAGAACTGCGTTTCGGTGAAGGCGAAATTTCACTTATCACAGAATCGCTGGACGATCTCTGGCATTTGAAATATATTCTTGAGCCCGGAGATCTCGTATTTGCATTTACCAAAAGAAGAATAGAAGGGGCCACGGATAAATTACGACCTGAGAAGGCAGATAAGAGAACTGTAAGGCTTGGTATAACTGTGGAAAAGGTGGAATTCCATAAATTCTCAAACCGCCTGCGTGTGCACGGTACAATCCTTGAAGGCATAGATACGGGGGCATACCACACAGTGAACATAGAAGAGGGAACGAATCTTTCAATAGTGAAGAAATGGAAAAACGACCAGATAGAGAGGATAAAGGAAGCCGAGATAGCAGGTCTGCGCCCGAAGGTTATTATAGCTACAATAGAGGAAGGAGAGGCCAGCATAGGTATGGTAAGGCAATTCGGGGTTGAAGAATCATCCTCCCTGCGCCAGTCGCTCGGTAAAGGCGAGGGGAATAGACGGAACGAGTTCTTCGGCGAGTTGGCAGCGCAATTGAAATGGGCGTCAGAAAAAGTGGATGCTGTGATACTTGCGGGTCCTGGCTTTACAAAAGAGGATTTCTTGGATTTCTTGAAACCAAGAGACCAGGAGCTTGCAAAGAAAATAGTTCTTGAAGACACTTCATCCATCGGGATATCGGGATTTCAGGAAGTGTTGCGGCGCGGCGCTGTGGACAGGATAATGGAAGAATCAAGGATCGGCAGGGAAGCCTGCCTCATTGAGGATTTGATGAAAGAGATCTCGATGAACGGCAGGGCAGCTTACGGTATGACCGATGTCAGGAATGCACAGAGCCTCGGTGCGATAGAGACATTATTGATCACTGACGAACTTTTGCGGACAGAACGCGAGGGAAATTCAATAGATGGCTTCTTAAAGAGTGTTGAACATTCCCAGGGAAGGATCGTGGTGTTCAGCACGGAATTCGAACCAGGAAAGAAACTTGAATCGCTGGGCGGGATTGCGGCGCTTCTGCGATTCCGGGTGAGCCCATGA
- a CDS encoding S-layer protein domain-containing protein → MMGRNVLILFLCSVAFISAGSGAGGILLNGTGFYLTTGESQELYQGYALSLKSVSSDGSVWLQLTEGDKVVKSDIVYSSGYFMYNRTNTTILSVLVNKVYFGSPEQSLVSISIYQFIDPDLPATNGTTIIPANTMRQNDNNSLPKIQATSEPLIWALGIVFIIILFYVLRKFW, encoded by the coding sequence ATGATGGGACGAAATGTACTGATATTATTCCTATGTTCGGTCGCTTTCATATCCGCAGGTTCAGGAGCCGGCGGCATACTGCTGAACGGGACAGGCTTTTATCTCACCACGGGGGAGTCGCAGGAGCTGTACCAGGGGTATGCGCTCAGTTTGAAAAGCGTAAGCAGTGACGGTTCGGTCTGGCTTCAGTTAACGGAGGGAGATAAAGTAGTAAAAAGCGATATTGTATACAGTTCTGGATATTTCATGTACAACAGGACCAATACCACAATACTCTCTGTTTTGGTAAACAAGGTTTATTTCGGGTCGCCAGAACAAAGCCTTGTATCAATTTCCATATATCAATTCATTGATCCCGATTTGCCTGCCACAAATGGGACCACGATAATTCCTGCGAATACCATGCGTCAAAATGACAACAATTCTCTTCCGAAAATACAGGCTACCAGTGAGCCTTTGATATGGGCTCTGGGAATTGTCTTCATCATAATTCTTTTTTATGTTCTGCGCAAATTTTGGTGA